A single Henriciella sp. AS95 DNA region contains:
- a CDS encoding MFS transporter translates to MTGPQHQNKFVVVVILSAIYGVNYVDRQIVAILLDPIKAEFGVSDTVLGLLAGPAFALFYATVGVPLAMLADRTSRKRLIAWSLGFFSLMTLACGLAAQFWQLLIARVLTGVGEAGTGPASQSLISDLFRPHERATAQAGYAVGVNVGLMIAFFCGGWIAQEFGWRVAFIVAGLPGLVLVLILMAFVKEPLRISKDDEPDNPTLVDTVKVLWQRKSFLWLIIGGGLSAFASYGVTMFVPSFLMRSHGLNPADVGLILALFVGLGGGTATFLSGVVADRLSRKDMRWNMYVPAIAALVSLPFWPIVIILDNSLLAIGALAIPLALGMVFIGPLIATVQTLAPVRMRARAAAIQMLIGNLIGLGLGPLVIGFVSDVLRPSLGENSLRFALLAGVLASVLSMIAYIVAARSLRKDIEMTGEVRSEETGPAASASAGSMPT, encoded by the coding sequence ATGACCGGCCCCCAGCACCAGAACAAGTTCGTCGTTGTCGTCATTCTCAGCGCAATTTACGGCGTGAATTACGTTGATCGACAGATCGTCGCGATCCTGCTTGATCCGATCAAGGCTGAGTTTGGCGTGTCCGATACGGTGCTCGGCCTGCTTGCCGGGCCAGCCTTCGCGCTTTTCTACGCAACCGTGGGCGTGCCGCTGGCCATGTTGGCGGACAGAACCAGTCGCAAGAGGCTGATCGCCTGGTCGCTGGGATTTTTCAGTCTGATGACGCTAGCCTGTGGGCTCGCCGCCCAGTTCTGGCAACTGCTGATCGCCCGCGTTCTGACCGGCGTTGGGGAAGCAGGGACCGGCCCAGCATCCCAGTCGCTTATATCAGATTTGTTCAGGCCTCATGAGCGCGCGACGGCGCAGGCCGGCTACGCAGTCGGAGTGAATGTCGGGCTGATGATCGCCTTTTTCTGCGGCGGCTGGATCGCGCAGGAATTTGGCTGGAGGGTGGCCTTTATCGTGGCCGGATTGCCGGGGCTCGTTCTCGTACTGATATTGATGGCCTTCGTGAAAGAGCCTCTCCGCATCAGTAAGGACGATGAGCCCGACAATCCGACGCTTGTCGATACGGTCAAGGTACTCTGGCAGCGCAAGTCTTTCCTGTGGTTGATCATCGGTGGCGGGCTCAGCGCTTTCGCTAGCTACGGCGTGACGATGTTCGTGCCGTCCTTTCTGATGCGGTCACATGGACTGAACCCTGCGGATGTGGGCTTGATCCTGGCGCTCTTTGTCGGGCTTGGCGGCGGCACCGCCACCTTCCTTTCCGGTGTTGTTGCCGACAGGCTCAGCCGGAAGGATATGCGCTGGAACATGTATGTGCCGGCGATTGCAGCGCTCGTCTCGCTGCCATTCTGGCCGATCGTGATCATTCTCGACAACAGCTTGCTCGCCATCGGGGCGCTGGCTATTCCGCTGGCGCTGGGAATGGTTTTCATCGGACCGCTGATCGCAACAGTGCAGACCCTCGCGCCCGTCCGAATGCGGGCGAGGGCGGCGGCAATCCAGATGCTGATTGGTAATTTGATCGGGCTCGGTCTTGGCCCGCTCGTGATCGGATTTGTGAGTGATGTATTGCGCCCATCTCTCGGCGAGAATTCCCTGCGGTTCGCACTCCTGGCCGGCGTGCTGGCAAGTGTCCTGTCGATGATCGCCTATATCGTCGCGGCCCGATCGCTCCGCAAGGATATCGAAATGACCGGCGAAGTCCGGTCTGAGGAAACCGGACCCGCCGCGTCGGCATCAGCCGGCAGCATGCCAACTTAA
- a CDS encoding long-chain-fatty-acid--CoA ligase → MKGIMQSWPLTVNKLIEHANHVNPTREIVTRRVEGHIERTTYRDIYIMAKQVSNALIDDGIGLGDRIATLAWNSERHMATWYGAMGIGAILHTVNPRLHPDHIAWIVNHAEDKVLILDKTFLPIIESIREKLTSVKRFVIYADDDTMPDNTLGAVAFDTWVRARPAEARWGDFPEDTACGLCYTSGTTGNPKGVVYSHRSNLLHTFIALNKDALGIGTQDSVMPVVPMFHANAWGLAFACPAVGSKIVMPGAQMDGASIYELLTVEKVSFTAAVPTVWLMLMTHLQENDLKLPHLNKVVIGGSALPERILRAFEEDYDVEVIHAWGMTETSPLGTLGTLPADLAEADLDQRIQHKLKQGRPPFGVELRIADDEGQTLQHDGKVSGRLLVRGAAIAAGYFRGDGGDVLDGRGFFDTGDVATLDEQCTMQITDRAKDVIKSGGEWISSIEIENIAVGHPKVANAAAIGVYHPKWDERPLLIIEPVKDEPPTREDVLAELEGKIAKWWTPDDVVFVDAIPLGATGKINKLALREQFKDYKLSTA, encoded by the coding sequence ATGAAGGGTATCATGCAGTCTTGGCCGCTGACGGTGAACAAGCTGATCGAACACGCCAATCATGTGAACCCGACAAGGGAAATCGTCACGCGACGCGTCGAAGGACATATCGAGCGAACGACCTATCGTGACATCTACATCATGGCCAAACAGGTTTCGAACGCATTGATTGATGATGGGATCGGTCTTGGCGACCGCATCGCGACGCTGGCCTGGAATTCCGAACGCCATATGGCAACCTGGTACGGAGCCATGGGCATCGGTGCAATCCTGCATACGGTCAATCCGCGTCTGCATCCCGATCATATTGCCTGGATCGTAAATCATGCCGAGGACAAGGTGCTGATCCTCGATAAGACCTTCCTGCCCATCATCGAGTCGATCCGAGAGAAGCTGACTTCAGTAAAGCGGTTTGTGATCTATGCTGATGATGACACCATGCCCGACAATACGCTCGGGGCCGTGGCCTTCGATACCTGGGTTCGTGCCCGCCCGGCGGAAGCACGCTGGGGGGACTTTCCCGAAGATACCGCTTGCGGTCTTTGCTACACGTCCGGCACGACGGGCAACCCCAAGGGCGTTGTCTATTCGCATCGATCAAACCTGCTGCACACCTTCATCGCCCTGAACAAAGACGCGCTTGGCATCGGGACGCAGGACTCGGTCATGCCGGTTGTACCAATGTTTCACGCGAATGCGTGGGGTCTGGCGTTCGCGTGTCCAGCAGTCGGATCGAAGATCGTGATGCCGGGCGCCCAGATGGACGGCGCCTCGATCTATGAATTGCTTACAGTCGAAAAGGTATCGTTTACCGCCGCGGTTCCAACCGTCTGGCTCATGCTGATGACACATCTGCAAGAAAACGACCTTAAGCTGCCGCATCTGAACAAGGTTGTGATTGGCGGATCGGCGCTGCCGGAGCGCATCCTGCGCGCCTTTGAAGAGGATTATGACGTTGAGGTTATCCATGCATGGGGGATGACGGAGACGTCGCCACTCGGCACGCTCGGCACCTTGCCGGCAGACCTTGCCGAGGCAGACCTCGACCAGCGCATTCAGCACAAACTCAAACAGGGGCGCCCGCCCTTCGGAGTCGAGCTCCGGATCGCCGATGATGAGGGGCAGACCCTCCAGCATGACGGGAAAGTTTCCGGAAGGCTGCTCGTGCGCGGCGCGGCGATTGCCGCAGGTTATTTTCGCGGTGATGGCGGCGATGTTCTCGACGGTCGCGGCTTCTTCGACACCGGTGATGTCGCGACCCTCGACGAGCAGTGCACGATGCAGATCACTGACCGCGCCAAAGATGTCATCAAGTCTGGCGGCGAATGGATTTCATCGATCGAAATCGAGAATATTGCGGTCGGCCATCCTAAAGTCGCCAACGCCGCAGCGATCGGCGTCTATCACCCGAAATGGGATGAGCGGCCCTTGCTGATCATCGAGCCAGTCAAGGATGAGCCCCCGACGCGCGAAGACGTGCTGGCTGAACTCGAGGGCAAGATCGCCAAATGGTGGACGCCGGACGATGTCGTCTTTGTCGACGCCATCCCGCTTGGCGCGACTGGCAAGATCAACAAGCTAGCGCTGCGCGAGCAGTTCAAAGACTACAAGCTGAGCACAGCTTGA